In Rouxiella sp. WC2420, the following proteins share a genomic window:
- the oppA gene encoding oligopeptide ABC transporter substrate-binding protein OppA, producing MTNITKKHLLAAGILAAVGAVSSFSTFAAVVTAGVQLADKQELVRNNGAEVQSLDPHKVEGVPESNVIRDLLEGLTDTSPKDGSVIPGVAESWENKDFTVWTFHLRKDAKWSNGQPVTAADFVYSWERLADPKTASPYESYLQYGHVVNIDDIIAGKKSPDTLGVKALDDHTLQVTLSEPVPYFVKMLSHTALKPVYKPAVEKFGDKWTQPENYVSNGAFKLKTWTVNERIVLVRNPDYWDNAKTVLNQVTFLPISSEVSDVNRYRSGEIDMTYNNMPIELFSKLKKDIPKELHADPYLCTYYYEINNQKAPFTDNRVRTALKLGLDRDIIVNKVKAQGDLPAYGITPPYTDGTYGKLTPPAWFKETQEQRNAEGRKLLAEAGYTADKPLTFNLLYNSSDLHKKLAIAAAAIWKKNLGVNVKLENQEWKTFLESRHDGNYDVARAGWCSDYNEPTSFLNIMLSDSSNNSAHYKSPAFDSIIAQALKAKTDEERADYYEKAAQQLDKDSVIVPLYYYVNARLVKQYVGGYSGKDPQDNVYDKDLYIIKH from the coding sequence ATGACCAACATCACAAAAAAACACCTTCTCGCCGCCGGTATTCTGGCCGCAGTCGGTGCCGTTTCATCCTTCAGCACTTTTGCTGCAGTTGTAACAGCTGGCGTTCAGCTTGCTGATAAACAAGAGCTGGTACGTAACAACGGCGCTGAAGTTCAGTCACTTGACCCACACAAAGTTGAAGGTGTCCCGGAATCCAACGTGATCCGCGACCTGCTGGAAGGATTGACCGATACCTCGCCGAAAGACGGTAGTGTCATTCCTGGCGTTGCCGAAAGCTGGGAAAATAAAGACTTTACGGTTTGGACCTTCCACCTGCGTAAAGATGCAAAATGGTCAAACGGCCAGCCGGTTACCGCCGCTGATTTCGTTTACAGCTGGGAGCGCCTGGCAGACCCGAAAACTGCCTCTCCATATGAAAGCTACCTGCAATACGGCCACGTGGTGAATATCGACGATATTATCGCCGGTAAAAAAAGCCCGGACACGCTGGGGGTTAAAGCCCTTGATGACCACACTCTGCAGGTAACGCTGAGCGAGCCGGTGCCTTATTTCGTTAAAATGCTGTCGCACACCGCGTTGAAGCCGGTTTACAAGCCAGCGGTAGAGAAGTTTGGCGACAAATGGACCCAGCCTGAAAACTACGTCAGCAATGGCGCATTCAAGCTGAAAACCTGGACTGTTAACGAACGTATCGTTCTGGTACGTAACCCAGATTACTGGGACAATGCTAAAACCGTTCTGAATCAAGTCACATTCCTGCCAATCTCTTCTGAAGTTTCTGACGTTAACCGCTATCGCAGTGGCGAAATCGACATGACTTACAACAACATGCCGATCGAACTGTTCTCAAAACTTAAAAAAGATATTCCTAAAGAACTGCACGCCGACCCGTACCTGTGTACTTATTATTATGAAATCAATAATCAGAAAGCGCCGTTCACCGATAACCGCGTGCGTACCGCGCTGAAACTGGGTCTGGATCGCGACATCATCGTGAATAAGGTCAAGGCACAGGGCGACCTGCCAGCCTACGGCATTACGCCGCCTTACACCGATGGAACTTATGGCAAGCTGACTCCTCCGGCCTGGTTCAAAGAAACTCAGGAACAGCGTAACGCCGAAGGCAGAAAACTGCTGGCCGAAGCCGGTTATACCGCCGACAAGCCGCTGACCTTTAACCTGCTTTATAACTCTTCTGACCTGCACAAGAAGCTGGCTATCGCCGCCGCGGCTATCTGGAAGAAAAACCTGGGTGTAAATGTCAAGCTTGAAAACCAGGAGTGGAAGACCTTCCTTGAAAGCCGTCATGACGGCAACTACGACGTGGCGCGTGCGGGCTGGTGCTCTGATTACAATGAACCAACCTCATTCCTGAACATCATGCTTTCTGACAGCAGCAATAACTCTGCTCACTATAAGAGCCCGGCGTTTGACAGCATTATTGCTCAGGCTCTGAAGGCTAAAACCGATGAAGAGCGTGCTGATTACTATGAGAAAGCAGCGCAGCAGTTGGACAAAGACTCGGTGATCGTGCCTCTTTATTACTATGTAAATGCCCGTCTGGTTAAACAATACGTCGGCGGTTACAGCGGTAAAGACCCGCAGGATAACGTTTACGATAAAGATCTCTACATCATCAAACACTAG
- a CDS encoding YchE family NAAT transporter — MGQTILDFSGYIKFFVGLFALVNPIGILPVFISMTSYQAAAGRNKTNTTANFSVAIILCVSLFLGDGILHLFGISIDSFRIAGGILVVTIAMSMISGKLGEDKQNKQEKSETAIRENVGVVPLALPLMAGPGAISSTIVWSSRYHSWENLFGFTVAIALFCFCCWLLFRAAPIVMKLLGQTGINVITRIMGLLLMALGIEFIVNGVKTIFPGLV; from the coding sequence GTGGGCCAGACAATTTTGGATTTTTCAGGTTATATCAAGTTCTTTGTGGGTCTGTTTGCGTTGGTCAATCCGATAGGGATCTTGCCGGTGTTTATCAGTATGACCAGCTATCAGGCAGCTGCCGGGCGCAACAAAACCAACACAACGGCCAACTTTTCGGTAGCTATTATTCTGTGCGTTTCATTATTCCTGGGTGACGGTATTTTGCACCTGTTCGGCATCTCGATTGATTCTTTCCGTATCGCTGGTGGCATTCTGGTTGTGACGATAGCGATGTCGATGATTAGCGGCAAGTTAGGGGAAGATAAACAGAACAAGCAGGAAAAATCAGAAACTGCAATCCGTGAAAATGTTGGGGTTGTCCCCTTGGCTTTGCCCTTAATGGCCGGGCCGGGGGCGATCAGTTCTACCATTGTCTGGAGTTCCCGTTACCATAGTTGGGAAAACCTTTTTGGCTTCACCGTGGCAATTGCCTTGTTCTGTTTCTGTTGCTGGCTGCTGTTTCGGGCTGCGCCAATAGTAATGAAATTACTTGGCCAGACAGGGATTAACGTGATTACCCGTATTATGGGCTTGCTACTAATGGCGCTGGGAATCGAGTTTATTGTTAACGGGGTGAAAACAATTTTCCCCGGCCTGGTGTAA
- the adhE gene encoding bifunctional acetaldehyde-CoA/alcohol dehydrogenase: MAVTNVAELNELVARVKKAQREYAEFTQEQVDKIFRAAALAAADARIPLAKLAVEESGMGIIEDKVIKNHFASEYIYNAYKDEKTCGVVAEDETYGTLTIAEPIGIICGIVPTTNPTSTAIFKALISLKTRNAIIFSPHPRAAKATIAAANIVLQAAVKAGAPKDIIGWIDAPSVPLSNELMHHPDLNLILATGGPGMVKAAYSSGKPAIGVGAGNTPVVVDETADIKRVVASILMSKTFDNGVICASEQSVIVVDSAYETVRDRFKTHGGYILAGKELKAVQEIILKNGGLNADIVGQSATKIASMAGIIVPANTKVLIGEVTKVDESEPFAHEKLSPTLAMYRAKDFEDAVDKAEKLVTMGGIGHTSCLYTDQDNQPERVRYFGDKMKTARILINTPASQGGIGDLYNFKLAPSLTLGCGSWGGNSISENVGPKHLINKKTVAKRAENMLWHKLPKSIYFRRGSLPIALEEVATDGAKRAFIVTDRYLFNNGYADQVTRVLKSHGIETEVFFEVEADPTLSIVRKGAEQMNSFKPDVIIALGGGSPMDAAKIMWVLYEHPETHFEDLALRFMDIRKRIYKFPKMGVKAKMIAITTTSGTGSEVTPFAVVTDDATGQKYPLADYALTPDMAIVDANLVMNMPKSLCAFGGLDAVTHALEAYVSVLANEFSDGQALQALKLLKEFLPASYKEGAKNPVARERVHNAATIAGIAFANAFLGVCHSMAHKLGSEFHIPHGLANAMLISNVIRYNANDNPTKQTAFSQYDRPQARRRYAEIADHLGLSAPGDRTAQKIENLLSWLDEIKAELGIPASIREAGVQEADFLAKVDKLSEDAFDDQCTGANPRYPLISELKQILMDTYYGNKFSEELPLTAISEREEPVTRVAAAAPASAIKKSKK, encoded by the coding sequence ATGGCTGTCACAAACGTCGCTGAACTGAACGAGCTTGTTGCTCGGGTAAAAAAAGCACAACGTGAATATGCAGAGTTCACACAAGAACAAGTCGATAAAATCTTCCGGGCCGCCGCTCTCGCCGCCGCAGACGCACGTATTCCCCTTGCCAAGCTGGCCGTAGAAGAGTCAGGCATGGGGATCATTGAAGACAAAGTGATCAAAAACCATTTTGCGTCTGAATACATTTACAATGCCTATAAAGATGAGAAAACCTGCGGTGTCGTTGCAGAAGACGAAACTTACGGCACTCTTACCATTGCCGAACCTATCGGCATCATTTGCGGGATCGTCCCCACTACCAACCCAACCTCTACCGCGATTTTCAAAGCACTTATCAGTTTGAAAACGCGTAACGCCATTATCTTTTCGCCACACCCCCGTGCAGCCAAGGCGACTATCGCCGCTGCAAACATTGTTTTGCAGGCTGCTGTTAAAGCAGGCGCGCCGAAAGATATTATTGGCTGGATTGATGCACCCAGCGTGCCACTGTCCAACGAACTGATGCATCACCCGGACCTGAACCTGATCCTTGCAACCGGCGGGCCAGGTATGGTCAAAGCTGCATATAGCTCTGGCAAACCGGCTATCGGTGTTGGTGCCGGTAATACCCCGGTTGTTGTTGATGAAACAGCAGATATCAAACGCGTTGTTGCTTCGATATTGATGTCAAAAACTTTCGATAACGGTGTTATCTGCGCTTCTGAACAATCAGTAATTGTGGTTGATTCTGCCTATGAAACGGTTAGAGATCGCTTTAAAACCCACGGCGGCTACATTCTTGCTGGTAAAGAACTGAAAGCCGTACAGGAAATCATTCTTAAAAATGGCGGTTTAAACGCTGATATCGTCGGTCAATCTGCAACTAAAATAGCGTCCATGGCGGGTATCATCGTGCCTGCCAACACTAAAGTATTAATCGGTGAAGTGACAAAAGTCGATGAATCCGAGCCTTTTGCTCACGAAAAACTTTCACCGACGCTGGCCATGTATCGCGCCAAAGACTTTGAAGATGCTGTAGATAAGGCCGAAAAACTGGTCACCATGGGCGGTATCGGCCATACCTCTTGTTTGTATACCGACCAGGATAACCAGCCAGAACGCGTTCGCTATTTTGGCGACAAGATGAAAACAGCCCGTATCCTGATCAACACTCCCGCTTCACAAGGGGGGATCGGTGACCTGTACAACTTCAAACTGGCCCCTTCATTGACGCTGGGTTGCGGCTCATGGGGTGGTAACTCCATTTCAGAAAACGTTGGGCCAAAACATCTAATCAACAAGAAAACGGTGGCGAAGAGAGCTGAAAACATGTTGTGGCATAAACTTCCAAAATCTATCTACTTCCGCCGTGGCTCATTGCCGATTGCCCTTGAGGAAGTGGCCACTGACGGAGCGAAACGCGCCTTTATCGTCACTGACCGCTACCTGTTTAATAATGGCTATGCCGACCAGGTAACTCGAGTGCTGAAAAGCCACGGTATCGAAACGGAAGTGTTCTTCGAAGTTGAAGCCGACCCAACGTTAAGTATCGTACGCAAAGGGGCAGAACAGATGAACTCCTTTAAACCAGACGTGATTATCGCGTTGGGTGGTGGTTCACCGATGGATGCTGCGAAAATCATGTGGGTTCTATATGAGCATCCTGAAACTCACTTCGAAGATCTGGCGCTGCGCTTTATGGATATCCGTAAACGTATCTACAAGTTCCCGAAAATGGGTGTGAAAGCGAAAATGATCGCCATCACTACTACCTCGGGTACGGGTTCGGAAGTCACGCCATTCGCGGTGGTTACCGACGACGCTACTGGCCAGAAATATCCTTTGGCAGACTATGCACTGACTCCAGACATGGCAATCGTAGATGCCAACCTGGTCATGAACATGCCAAAATCTTTGTGCGCCTTTGGCGGCCTTGATGCCGTGACTCATGCACTTGAAGCCTATGTCTCCGTGCTGGCAAATGAGTTCTCCGACGGTCAGGCATTACAAGCATTGAAACTGCTGAAAGAGTTCCTGCCAGCAAGCTATAAAGAAGGTGCAAAAAACCCGGTAGCGCGCGAACGAGTGCATAATGCGGCCACTATCGCAGGTATCGCATTTGCCAACGCCTTCCTCGGGGTTTGTCACTCAATGGCGCATAAGTTAGGTTCTGAGTTTCATATTCCGCACGGGCTTGCCAACGCCATGCTGATTTCGAACGTCATTCGCTATAATGCGAACGATAACCCAACCAAGCAAACTGCTTTCAGCCAGTACGATCGCCCGCAGGCTCGTCGTCGCTACGCAGAAATTGCCGACCATCTGGGTCTTAGTGCTCCTGGAGATCGCACAGCGCAGAAAATTGAAAATCTACTTAGTTGGTTAGATGAAATCAAAGCAGAACTGGGTATTCCTGCTTCGATTCGTGAAGCGGGTGTGCAGGAAGCCGATTTCCTGGCGAAAGTTGATAAACTTTCTGAAGACGCATTTGATGACCAGTGTACGGGTGCCAACCCTCGTTATCCGTTAATTTCTGAGTTAAAACAGATATTGATGGATACCTATTATGGTAATAAATTTAGTGAAGAATTGCCGCTGACTGCCATCTCTGAAAGAGAGGAACCTGTCACCCGCGTTGCAGCAGCAGCTCCAGCTTCGGCCATCAAAAAGTCTAAAAAATAG
- a CDS encoding thymidine kinase, with amino-acid sequence MAQLYFYYSAMNAGKSTSLLQSSYNYQERGMRTLVLTAAIDNRFGVGIVSSRIGLSSSAELYNQDTNLLKLIADEHNSQTLHCVLIDESQFLTRQQVEQLTDVVDRLDIPVLCYGLRTDFQGELFSGSQYLLAWADKLVELKTICHCGRKANQTLRLDEHGKALHDGAQVVIGGNERYVSVCRKHYKEAMGE; translated from the coding sequence ATGGCTCAGCTTTATTTTTATTATTCTGCGATGAATGCAGGAAAATCTACATCTTTGTTACAATCTTCATATAACTATCAAGAACGCGGGATGCGCACACTAGTGCTGACTGCCGCAATTGATAATCGTTTTGGCGTTGGTATCGTCAGCTCGCGGATAGGATTATCTTCATCAGCCGAACTTTATAATCAAGATACCAACTTACTTAAGCTCATTGCCGATGAACACAACAGTCAAACTTTGCATTGTGTGTTAATCGATGAGAGCCAATTTTTAACTCGCCAGCAGGTTGAACAATTAACCGATGTCGTTGACAGGCTAGATATACCCGTTTTGTGCTATGGCCTGCGCACAGACTTTCAGGGCGAGTTATTTAGCGGGAGTCAGTATCTTCTGGCGTGGGCCGATAAATTGGTTGAGCTTAAAACTATCTGCCACTGCGGCCGCAAGGCCAATCAGACCCTCAGGCTGGACGAGCACGGTAAAGCGCTCCACGACGGCGCGCAGGTGGTTATAGGCGGTAATGAGCGGTATGTATCGGTGTGTCGTAAACATTATAAAGAGGCGATGGGTGAGTAA
- the hns gene encoding histone-like nucleoid-structuring protein H-NS translates to MSEALKILNNIRTLRAQARECTLETLEEMLEKLEVVVNERREEDTQAAAEIEERTRKLQQYREMLIADGIDPNELLQTMAATKATGKTKRAARPAKYKYIDENGESKTWTGQGRTPAVIKKAIEDEGKQLDDFLL, encoded by the coding sequence ATGAGCGAAGCATTAAAAATTCTGAACAACATCCGTACTCTGCGCGCACAGGCTCGTGAATGTACTCTGGAAACTCTTGAAGAAATGCTAGAGAAATTAGAAGTTGTTGTTAATGAGCGCCGTGAAGAAGATACTCAGGCTGCTGCTGAAATTGAAGAGCGCACTCGTAAACTGCAACAATACCGTGAAATGCTGATTGCTGACGGTATTGATCCAAATGAATTGCTGCAGACTATGGCTGCTACCAAAGCAACGGGTAAAACCAAGCGTGCTGCTCGTCCTGCTAAATATAAATACATTGATGAGAATGGCGAAAGCAAAACTTGGACTGGCCAGGGTCGTACTCCTGCGGTAATCAAGAAAGCTATCGAAGATGAAGGCAAACAGCTGGACGATTTCCTGCTGTAA
- a CDS encoding NAD-dependent epimerase, whose protein sequence is MNYLVTGAAGFIGYFVCQRLLAEGHQVTGLDNLNDYYDVNLKLARLKQMEDKPGFTFIKLDLADRSGMAALFAENKFDRVIHLAAQAGVRYSIDNPLAYVDANLVGFVNVLEGCRHNKIQHLLYASSSSVYGMNRKQPFDTQDNVDHPISLYAATKKANELMAHTYSHLYGLPTTGMRFFTVYGPWGRPDMALFKFTKAILADQSIDVYNHGEMRRDFTYIDDVTESIIRLQGIIPKPQPHWTVESGNGSQSSAPYVLYNIGNNNPIKLMTYIEALESALGVVAKKNMMPMQPGDVHETSSDSMPLYEATGFKPKTQVLEGVKNFVDWYKDYYHC, encoded by the coding sequence ATGAATTATTTAGTAACAGGTGCTGCGGGTTTCATTGGTTATTTCGTTTGTCAGCGTTTACTCGCTGAGGGACATCAGGTAACGGGTCTTGATAACCTAAATGATTACTATGACGTCAATTTGAAATTAGCGCGCCTGAAACAGATGGAGGATAAACCTGGATTCACGTTTATAAAACTGGATCTTGCCGATCGTTCAGGAATGGCTGCGCTTTTTGCAGAAAATAAATTTGATCGCGTAATACATTTAGCGGCACAGGCAGGGGTGCGCTATTCAATAGATAACCCATTAGCTTATGTTGACGCAAATTTAGTCGGTTTCGTTAACGTGCTGGAAGGCTGCCGCCATAATAAGATTCAGCACCTGCTTTATGCTTCTTCAAGTTCGGTCTATGGAATGAACCGCAAGCAGCCTTTCGATACGCAGGATAATGTGGATCATCCAATTTCGCTTTATGCGGCCACCAAAAAGGCCAATGAATTGATGGCTCACACTTATTCACATCTTTATGGATTACCGACTACCGGAATGCGTTTCTTTACGGTTTATGGACCTTGGGGTCGCCCGGATATGGCTCTGTTTAAATTCACCAAGGCTATTCTCGCCGATCAAAGTATCGACGTTTATAACCATGGCGAAATGCGCCGCGATTTTACTTATATTGATGACGTGACTGAATCAATCATTCGCCTGCAGGGTATTATCCCAAAACCTCAGCCTCACTGGACCGTGGAGAGTGGTAACGGTTCGCAAAGCTCTGCGCCTTATGTGCTTTATAATATTGGAAATAATAACCCAATTAAGCTGATGACATACATAGAGGCTCTTGAGAGCGCCCTGGGCGTAGTGGCGAAGAAGAATATGATGCCGATGCAGCCTGGCGATGTTCACGAGACCAGTTCTGACAGTATGCCTTTATATGAGGCCACTGGTTTTAAGCCTAAAACGCAGGTGTTGGAAGGCGTGAAGAATTTTGTAGATTGGTATAAAGATTATTATCATTGTTAA
- a CDS encoding UDP-glucose/GDP-mannose dehydrogenase family protein translates to MKVTVFGIGYVGLVQAAVLAEVGHEVLCIDVDANKVENLKKGQIPIFEPGLTPLVQQNFESGRLQFSTDAEQGVAHAEVQFIAVGTPPDEDGSADLKYVTAVARTIAQYMTAPKIVIDKSTVPVGTADKVRQVMSEALAQRGLEIAFNVISNPEFLKEGAAVADCMRPERIVIGTDNPLAIEPVRELYEPFNRNHDRMIVMDIRSAELTKYAANCMLATKISFMNEMSNLAEMLGADIEKVRQGIGSDSRIGYHFIYPGCGYGGSCFPKDVQALIRTSEQIGYQPKILQAVEQVNAQQKYKLPAFVTRHFGQNLSGKTFSLWGLSFKPNTDDMREASSRVLMEQLWAAGAKIKAYDPEAMNEAQRIYGYRDDLELMGTKEAALQGADALIICTEWQNFRAPDFDLMKSSLKSPVIFDGRNLYDPERLEKRGFTYYGIGRGASVVPVL, encoded by the coding sequence ATGAAAGTAACCGTTTTTGGCATTGGCTATGTTGGCCTGGTTCAAGCGGCAGTATTGGCAGAAGTTGGGCATGAAGTTTTGTGCATTGATGTCGATGCCAACAAGGTTGAAAACTTGAAGAAAGGCCAAATACCCATTTTTGAACCTGGCTTGACCCCCCTTGTTCAGCAGAATTTTGAGTCAGGGCGTCTGCAGTTTAGCACTGACGCAGAGCAGGGCGTTGCTCATGCCGAAGTTCAGTTTATTGCTGTAGGTACTCCTCCAGATGAAGACGGCTCGGCTGATTTAAAATATGTCACCGCTGTGGCGCGCACTATTGCTCAATATATGACTGCGCCCAAAATCGTTATCGATAAATCTACCGTTCCGGTTGGGACTGCCGATAAAGTTCGCCAGGTAATGAGTGAAGCTTTAGCACAACGCGGGCTGGAAATTGCGTTTAATGTGATTTCCAATCCGGAGTTCCTGAAAGAAGGTGCTGCCGTTGCAGACTGTATGCGCCCTGAACGTATTGTCATTGGTACCGACAATCCGCTGGCCATTGAGCCGGTGCGCGAGCTTTATGAACCTTTTAATCGTAATCACGATCGCATGATTGTCATGGACATTCGCAGTGCCGAGCTGACTAAATATGCCGCTAACTGTATGCTGGCAACGAAAATTAGCTTTATGAATGAAATGTCTAATTTGGCGGAAATGCTGGGAGCTGATATCGAGAAAGTTCGACAAGGTATTGGTTCCGATTCACGCATCGGTTATCACTTTATTTATCCAGGCTGTGGATATGGCGGTTCCTGTTTCCCGAAAGACGTGCAGGCGTTGATTCGCACTTCCGAGCAAATTGGTTATCAGCCAAAAATCCTCCAGGCGGTGGAGCAAGTTAATGCCCAGCAGAAATATAAACTGCCCGCGTTTGTCACCCGCCATTTTGGTCAAAATCTGAGTGGTAAAACTTTTTCACTTTGGGGTTTGTCATTTAAACCCAATACCGATGATATGCGTGAAGCCTCCAGCCGAGTGTTAATGGAACAGCTCTGGGCAGCCGGGGCAAAAATTAAAGCTTACGATCCTGAAGCAATGAATGAAGCACAGCGTATTTATGGTTATCGCGACGATTTAGAACTCATGGGTACTAAAGAGGCGGCTTTACAGGGGGCCGATGCGCTGATTATCTGTACTGAGTGGCAAAATTTCCGTGCTCCAGATTTTGATTTGATGAAAAGCTCTCTTAAGAGCCCTGTTATTTTCGATGGACGTAATTTGTATGATCCGGAGCGGCTCGAAAAACGCGGCTTTACCTATTATGGTATTGGCCGTGGCGCTTCAGTGGTTCCGGTATTGTAA
- the rssB gene encoding two-component system response regulator RssB, whose translation MDKPLTSKHILIVEDEAVFRSVLASYVSSLGATFSEAVNGLEALSLVEEIPPDLILCDLAMPEMGGIEFVENLRLQGNKIPVLVISATDKMTDVATMLRLGVEDVLLKPVNDLNRLKDALLTTLYPKLFSSQAMEKSDLIQDWEALCRNPHEAARLLQELQPPVQQTLAHCRINYRQLTMAQQSGLVLDIAALSSKDLGFYCLDVTRANENGVLAALLLRAIFNGLLREHLSNQNQRLPQMSALLKEVNHLFKQAHLQGQFPLLMGYYNAEQKNLILVSAGLHANINTGTNQIQLSNGVPLGTLGSSYSNQVSQRCEAWQCQVWGAGGRLRLMLSAE comes from the coding sequence ATGGACAAGCCACTTACAAGCAAGCACATTCTGATCGTCGAAGACGAAGCCGTTTTCAGATCGGTACTCGCCAGCTATGTGAGTTCGCTCGGGGCGACGTTCAGTGAAGCCGTTAACGGGCTGGAAGCTTTATCTCTGGTTGAAGAGATCCCTCCTGATTTAATCCTTTGCGATTTAGCAATGCCTGAAATGGGCGGTATCGAATTTGTCGAAAATTTACGGTTACAGGGGAATAAAATCCCCGTGCTGGTAATTTCCGCCACCGATAAAATGACCGATGTGGCGACAATGCTGCGATTGGGCGTTGAAGACGTGCTGTTGAAACCGGTAAACGATCTTAATCGGCTTAAAGATGCGCTATTAACTACCCTTTATCCGAAACTGTTTTCCTCGCAGGCGATGGAAAAAAGCGATTTGATTCAGGACTGGGAAGCGCTTTGCCGCAATCCGCACGAGGCCGCCAGGCTGTTGCAAGAGTTGCAGCCTCCGGTTCAACAAACACTGGCCCACTGCCGCATCAATTATCGTCAACTGACAATGGCGCAACAGTCTGGTCTAGTGCTTGATATTGCCGCGCTGTCATCGAAAGATCTGGGTTTCTACTGTCTCGACGTCACTCGCGCCAATGAAAATGGCGTGCTGGCTGCCTTACTGTTGCGAGCTATCTTCAACGGTTTGCTGCGCGAGCATCTGAGTAATCAGAACCAACGATTGCCGCAAATGTCAGCTCTTCTCAAAGAAGTGAATCATTTATTTAAACAGGCACATCTGCAAGGGCAGTTCCCACTGTTGATGGGGTATTACAACGCCGAGCAGAAAAATCTTATTTTGGTATCGGCTGGCCTTCACGCCAATATCAATACCGGAACAAATCAAATCCAGTTGAGCAATGGGGTGCCGCTCGGTACGCTTGGCTCTTCATATTCGAATCAGGTCAGTCAGCGTTGCGAAGCCTGGCAATGTCAGGTTTGGGGAGCCGGTGGCCGCCTCAGACTGATGCTTTCCGCTGAATAA
- the rssA gene encoding patatin-like phospholipase RssA — protein MARQLKIGLALGSGAAKGWAHIGVINALHEMGIEVDIVAGCSVGSLVGAAYVSGRLPAMEGWVRSFSYWDVLRLMDFSWRRGGLLRGERVFNAVSQLLRIDDFEQCNRKFGAVATNLSTGRELWLTKGDLHQAVRASCSMPGLLAPVWFNGYWLVDGAVVNPVPVSLTRAMGADIVIAVDLQHDAHLMQQDLLSVQANPESISDEQELNWRDKIRQKLARPVFRQNNQTPTAMEIMSTSIQVLENRLKRYRMAGDPPDVIIQPYCPQISTLDFHRAEEAIEAGRLAVEKQTDLLLPLIKNNHF, from the coding sequence ATGGCACGACAGTTGAAGATTGGTCTGGCTTTGGGGTCAGGAGCCGCAAAAGGTTGGGCCCATATTGGTGTTATCAATGCATTGCATGAAATGGGAATTGAAGTTGATATTGTGGCCGGTTGCTCAGTGGGATCACTGGTTGGCGCGGCTTATGTGAGCGGTCGTCTTCCTGCGATGGAAGGATGGGTGAGGTCTTTCAGCTATTGGGACGTCCTGAGACTGATGGATTTCTCCTGGCGTCGCGGCGGCCTGTTGCGCGGAGAGCGGGTGTTTAACGCAGTATCTCAGCTATTACGCATTGACGACTTTGAGCAATGTAACCGCAAATTTGGTGCCGTTGCCACCAATCTCAGCACCGGCAGAGAGTTATGGTTAACCAAGGGAGATTTGCACCAGGCAGTTCGTGCCTCTTGCAGTATGCCAGGCCTGTTGGCTCCGGTATGGTTTAACGGATATTGGCTAGTGGACGGTGCAGTGGTCAATCCGGTGCCGGTTTCGCTAACGCGTGCAATGGGCGCGGATATTGTTATTGCCGTTGACTTGCAGCACGACGCGCATTTAATGCAGCAAGATTTGCTGTCAGTTCAGGCCAATCCAGAAAGTATCAGCGACGAGCAGGAACTTAACTGGCGAGACAAAATACGTCAAAAATTGGCGCGCCCGGTATTTCGCCAAAACAATCAGACGCCGACTGCGATGGAAATTATGTCCACCTCGATTCAGGTACTTGAGAATCGTTTAAAACGATATCGCATGGCAGGCGATCCTCCCGACGTTATTATTCAGCCTTACTGCCCGCAAATATCGACTCTGGATTTCCATCGTGCAGAAGAGGCTATAGAAGCAGGAAGGTTGGCGGTTGAAAAACAGACTGATCTGCTGCTGCCATTGATTAAAAACAATCATTTCTGA